DNA from Pomacea canaliculata isolate SZHN2017 linkage group LG9, ASM307304v1, whole genome shotgun sequence:
TGGTGCGGGGGTTGGGGGCGATTAGGAAACCTGTGACATCAACTTCAGGGAAATTGCTTTGATCGGCAAACCGTCGCCAACGTGCAAAAACTTAATCCCATGAGACTGCCACTCGACCGTTTCCACGATACAGCAAAGAGATTTGTAACTGGTCGTTGTATATCTCACCCCCTCTTctcatcttcaaaaaaaaaaaaagtttaaaggtggaagagggggggggggagaattaAAGGGATATACATGTACCCGAAATATTCGCGACGCAAGACATTGAACTGCATGTGCTCCACTTTGTGAGTTCTATGAAAGGCCTCCCCCGCCCCACTCCTCTAACTTACCTCATTGCCTTGCCGTAGGTAGATGGAGTTTCATTTCTTCTTGAACTTCAAGTATTACTGCACCCTTTACACCCCGCACCTTCAAGCTTGGAAGGGATCAATAAACAACCCCGGGTCCACATTGTCTGCTGCTACTAGGTACGCGTAATGGCGGGTGAGTAGATAAACTGGAATGTTGTATTACGGAAAGCAATATTAAATTCTAAGAAATTTCACCagcagaaaaatagaataataatctattaaaaaataagcaattattttaagactttattaaattttatttattttatttagttccatttgaaaaattttcttttttaaaaaaccggATCCCATTAAGTGACCAATCGACCTTTGCCCCCTTTAATCAGCTGATGAGGAGAAGGTGGTGTGGCCCTCGTGAATAACATGACCGAGCGGTCACCCAATCAGCGGAACGCGAAGATCGTGTGATCACTTTGGTAgagttgtttagttttttttaagccGGTAACGTGcgtaatatatttgtttttctcggTTAAACTGAATGACCGATATTAAGACATATTTGTAAGAGTAAGTTATTGCAGATGAATTTGCACTGTTGACTGTTAGAGCACAAGGACAGTGACTCACTGAGTACAGTGGCATTGTTTAGAAATTAGAGCCGACAGCCCAACACAGACCCTGAGTATTAATTAAAGTTTGTTGTGTGTAGCTGCCTAGTACAcaccctagcagcatcggaaaccataagctcaaggggtccaccaagtttgtcttgatccgactgtgatacagggggtcaatctatcgcaatgcttgactcatGGGGCATGGCGCtgccagcgcatgcgcacataagccaagctcaCGCTCGCCGAGCGAaaccagagtgcgggagatcaaccccacatatagggtcgtgaccctacaatggcaatgacctttttgccatggcgtgctacatacgaccggccgccattttcaaatttgtgagtctatacttttcccaacagaaaagcttctcaagcggtcaatttctatactgatacatgtttcgacgcttcgataacagttacgtataatttttatactctatattaacatagttattgagattttaactacagaaatgtccaaatttaatgcagaatatcattctaacagaagaaagattaagagtacacattaacgcaataaatgcacaagttttccagacagaggtagaattcgtgctcagcagttctgaacgcttgtatttgataattcttagccgttagcaatggagagaatttggagctgtcagaatttcctcaaattgcgattacgaaaggaacgtaacagagcttcgacagttccgtctgtttactggtacgatagcgttaaaatgccaggtttcttcgggcagtataatatttttttctcttatttattgtgggtttgttttttttgtcttgcaagtcctggctgtgtgtgaactatgctgattattaggctcataacctttcatgtttatttgttcaagaagcagtgtttgtatggtaaaggatttttggtgtaaaatgtacttgctttgtcacatattgctgataatgttgacagatttggtcctttggactcttaactctgcctctcaattttataactttaggctagcttaaacgactttttcaaacaccaaactttccactgcagcagctaattaagaatatttgtcaagagcagcataaggattgtgttcccagtggtgaaccaaaaaaaaaaacttatatagatagcccattgacaactgattatgactggaagtatcatttcagacaactttaatggtctttttcaacaacaaatcataataactgcataatggtcaataatttattttactgttattctagatagctggctgctggcattttaagatgaaagtggtcacagggtgtgcacaatctattgaaccagatgcaagcttcattaattagagctataaagctgatcctcatgtcctatgcttccattctcctgcacaagtcattaagtaagtgcaatttactttttgattcataatattcataatccttgtgcagaaagaaaatttatgaagcatggtgaccattaatggtcaaaatgacttctatgttattgtgtgctgcagatttaaggaaggagaaaagataatacctgaactgtttgaacacagtcattacaccacagatagtgtagcttttgttgtgatgctgcactataagagtgtgttattattatacttttgatcttgatttgtgaaatcttatttgccttctatatttatttccatgcaggtaactaccaagaatctagctgaatctgcaagggacaaaaatgtcggaggtggagagtgatgacaaaaatgctcccactcaaccaaaaagatACAGATAActcgattagatttcggtctgttttcatttcctctgcttaattttagggaattttttttggtggacatcatgtagggacacaaggctgtgtcttctttctggtaaaatagcatacagtgataaacaagttttgtacaataacaataaaatgtctttaaaaaaatgttaacaacctatcagcagctgacagttttaaatgtactaagctgaaaaaagtttatgcaaatgtatcatttgacacagggatgcacagctaacagcgaaggagagaaggatgccgaggaatcactattgctgaccattcagttatgcagcaatgtccaccaccattgccatactctttgccactagtggttggcaccatcgcaagggtgtccccaagtagcagctttcaaaaaaggactgtttcacctttgccttcacaccccagatgccttccgattccattgtctggttttcagcctgccagcataaagacccataaccccttggaaggtaatttaaagccattttgtttataatcattttagcttttttttcttcttacccttggccaagagttatgaacagtgcttttatgagttaaactggaagtggaaaatcccagccttttgccatagtgaaaaaatttgaaacaaatatggatcacatatcaaatagatatgacaaatggtaaagagtaaccaaaataaatggtattttccaggcattgtgaactatagcaaagctagcaaagatcagtattttacgtgttttctgctattgtgttcttaggttagaactaaactagagaaagttggatgcaacaactgtctcttctggaagagatgaagaatgatacaaacaaccttaaaaggatgtttacatggatggaggaacaagaacaggaaaggcaaatgacacgggaaatctgccagagggttccagtctcccttaacaatcagcagaagatgtagagagtcttgagggagatatgaagacagacccataaaaagggacatgcttggtatgtgctttattctgatttgttagtaggaggagtcaaatcttttttatctgattccctttaaaggtttccataccataccattcattgtataaaactaatgacatgtttgcagtactaaaaagtaataaaggcattgttatgtggcattgattagagcaatagtaattttctgtacccacttttgctggttgtatgaaacttctgaattgttgctgtctttttttttttggggggggggtgtctttaaatatactagttgtcataacaggtattataatgttgcccactgcaatttttttttaaatgatgtgtatttatttttgtctgttttcaggaatgccattcggtgatgcgtcgggcttcacattaaagcatgtagtgaggggcattctatctgtgctattttcaactgagttggcctgatcttacaacttcaatgggactcaagaaccaccccttcattttacaaacagttcagggtaaggatttaaatatttgactctgtgtgtgtgtgtgtgtgtatacggtacattaatacatgcctgtcataaaataggactgtttggattgtttctttatcttttagttatgaaccttaacctttgactctgctaggtgcagacaagaattttcatgagtcataaaaaaaaaaaaacatgacaggaagataaatcaggcctggagaactgtccctacctcattttattgtgattgaattacattgccaaaataaaatatggacacatgtttacgcaatttctagtgactgtagtcctttaatcagctcgttaacactgtgtagaaaggaattaaaatgacagtttatagacatctttacagttcccatgtattgggattgtttttgaaattagaatttccagagtttttctgcctatagaaattctaactgaaattcaaatgcagttccacttgtagttcctttctgtttataacactttaaatttttatgccactttacatatcagtataatttgcttgtacctctttttgtttcacattatattctggattttagggtcagtaacctacaattaagtgattacttttttatgcagacctcatattcttatatttgttctatttttagatgctgcaagaaaaagttatcctgaagctacggatgctgacttgcatgcatcaacttggttagctggtgctagggatcagagaatggcagaagggaaagggctgagcacagcctatacatcagttaattgttctggggtggtggacaagtaaagctgtgcaactttctacctacagttgtaaaattcttgtacataaacctgcatatactaaatctggatttatataatatataaaactgtgctgtgattattatttactctaacccattaatttatcaatgaggatattttcacccgatccaataagagatgtgttgtggtaaattcagaatcatttatatgtttacagttcttttctaataccttctaaaattcttgaacataattgtgtttcaaacatgtgtttgatggtttcctcttcttagtgataaaggtgcaatttaaaattttaatctgttttaaaagattgtagttaataccataagctgcaatccaacctagaaccttttatagttaatttcatgactttgatttatttttagaaatgtctattaaagcatcactcttttttgacagtaattcagttcatacttatcatttgatatattgtcatagatctttgaaccttttctttgggaaaatgtaattagtgttaaggaaactgcaatttaattttaattgttttgtcaatggatacatggttttgcatcgttctacaacttataattaaataacgaatgttgcattaatatatcaagaggaaacatcttttatgtatgcaaacagacaatgctttaaaaaaattttatatatttttaaaattatttttttttatcagtttgcttttatccttatttatgataacatttttaccttgataaatgataaattgtttatgtatacaaatgagacaatgctttaaaaaaaattgtatatttttaacattatttttttattagtttgctttttatccttatttgtgataatatttttaccttgataaatgataaattgtttatgtatacaaatgaggcaatgctttaaaaaaaaattgtatattaaaaaaaaattttttagtttgctttttatccttattttactcaataaacgccaataaatgacaaatcatgtttgttttttttataacatttgcacttttgtgcactcttttgctgcttgttatatatatataattattgcaaaatacacaaattattaatccatttgatattggtattttttaggaattttggcatgtcttgatttagaaatatgtaaatcaggatatgccgaaatccctaaaaataccaataatctgaagatataaatagtgggatatataaaaaaaaaaaaaatgggacgtacccatgagccatcagggttgactagcggtcacaagggggagagaagcgtcccacgcttgtttgacaggtaaaaccgacatgaccccgttgttacggcccggtttcactttcgctatgggtcggacgccattttgccacatggcccccggatactcaagacatgtgtcccacctgtagccaatattcctttgctgctggggcaGCTACAGTTACTGTCTGTGAGGAATCATCTTTCGTTGAGGCAAGGAAAAGAACAACTTTGCACAAGGTAAGGAGAATatgaatgcaaaaatataaatctgaaAACTTATATATTTAGCTGATCGAGacgtgtttttatttgtttgttgttttgtctatGAAAGTTCAATTTTCTCATTACTCCAAACACATTATAATATGCTGAAGCAGACTGTAGAAGTCAAAGTACACTAAAGTATATTTATGCTAAATAGCATTGAAGATATACTCCGATAAAagttcacaaattaaaaacataaaaacagtcGTGACTTATAATCGACAAGGCAAGAAGAgcaataaaaaagatttttaaaaacatgtcttTTCCCTTCTATAAACTTATCAAGATTAAACCAATTCTTAATTGCTTCATTGtcttttaattgatttttatgtgttttcatAAATGTCTAGCAGTTGATTTTCAACTTTAATAAATGCATAGAACatactcattttctttctcaaataACACTAAGGTAAAGGAGTAAGTCAAGTCCATTTGAGACATAAAACAGTAGCTCAGCAATTGTTTAATCAGATAAATGATTCAACCACATACATGTTTCTTGATGGGCTGAAGAGTATATTATTTTTAGGTCAGCTGTTATACTTGAAACTTCTTACAGGTGCAGAAGTATGGGATACTTAGTGCTATAAGatgtactttatattttttgcacatttttgtagCATAACATTATTGGCCCAGCATAAAGTAAATGTAAAGtatagtctttcttttctttcgcaTATTTGCCCTCTGATGTTATTAAAATTGAGGGTACAATTCTACATTCCTTTTCTTGAATCTTATGCTCCATTTATGTACTAGATACATGCaagaattttttattatttattgaatatGTCTTTAATCTTCACAGTTTAACAGCTAAACATCACTTCCAAGGATCACATTAAGTCAGGGAAGAAAAGACACCTTCATTTCGTCACCTTGTTCAAGAGAAACTGAGGCAACAAGGTGAAAATGTCACTGTCGGTGACTGAGTTGTTGTACGGCTCTTTCCTCGATCTGCAGCTCCTCAATCCTGCCTCTCTCATGCTGGCAACAGCAACGGCTGTTACCTCCCTCATATACTTTATGTGCCCTCGTTTGTTGGTGCAGATGTATTTCAGGTGAGTATTgcatcttaaattttttttttttggtaatgtaATGGAATCTGTTAGTCACTTGTACCCCTCTTGTTTGTGATATGAGAACTTTCTCTTACATGTTTGAATCTGCAATAAAGATATATTCTTCTGTTAAATCTtgtttctttctgcatgtgtcAGTATAATCCTATCTGCTTGTGATGCTTTGTCAGTCCACCCTCTAATAAAGTATCTGGTTGAAGACTGCTCAAGCTTTTGTCTTAAGCAACTATTTAACCTGACATTGGGCAGGGTGGCTGTAATGTGGAGTGGAATGCGCCTGAAAAGAGTAATAGACAACAAAGGCTTCACTTTTTTCTATGGTGAGAGAGGGCTCCCCAAGCCAGGTCAAACCAGCATGCTTCTGCTTCATGGTTTTTCAGCTGATCACTTTATGTGGGCATCTATTGTAAAGGTTAGACTTTATCACAACCAAAAGActcttcagaaaataaaaagatactaGAGTTGATCTACATAAATGTTTCATCTCAGTCAGTTTGTCACTGCAGTGGCTTATTTCTTCTCTGACAAGCACATTTTTGCACAACTTTCTTGTATTTGACATTGTATAATTTGTGAACATAAATCTTGTATGACCTTGTAGAAACCTAGGCACTTCCTGTTTCCTTAAGTAAAAAGACAAACCATTATCATGGCATTTTTGAGTGTTTTATTAGCATCCATTGTAACATTAAACAGACTCTGCTTTTATGGCTTCCAATACCATGTGCAATAAAGGGAAGATAAGTATACTTTGGGATATAACACTGTTTTCATGTTGTCTTTGTTCTTATTGCATTTGATGAgtaaagaaggagaaaagaaataaagtccAAAAGAGGCTTGTCACCATATAATAACGGACTTGTTGTCTGTCCCTAGTATTTGCCATCTGAAATCCATGTCATTGCCCTCGACTTACCTGGGCATGGCTTCACTTCTGATCCACTTGAAGGGGACGACATTGGCTTCAAGGGACAGCTTCAGCGGATAAAGCAGGTTAATATGTTAACATGGTTACTGAATGAGTGAAAGGGGGTAATTTATAGAATGGTAATGTGCTGATGTCAGTGACCCAGGGATGCTGTATCAGCTTCGATGTTCAAGTATATGTACATTGAAAGTTTATACCATGTATACTTTAACAAACTTTGGGTTTATACCTTAGTTTGCATTTTGATAGTTAAGCTTGATTGGTTGTATTCTATTGTATTCTCTGCAgacacaaagatattttttctagaTTTCATCTGCTTGTTATCATTGAATAATAACTAatctataaataattaaaatgctgTACTTAACATGTTGGACATATatagtatttttttcagaaagaaaaccttgatgtttttttctgttaaagtagtcttttttttttttcccaaatctTCAGTTTCTAGATCTTGTTGGAATAGACAAGTGCCATGTTACTGGTGTGTCAATGGGGGGAACCCTAGCCGGCCTATTTGCTGCTAGTTTCCAAGATCGTGTCTCTGCTGTGACCATGTGCTGTCCTAGCAGTGAGTAGAGCAAACAACCTAGATTAtagttattaatgtttattgcaATGAGGGGAACTATTCCAAATTGCGATTTGCACAGTTTtgttggattgttttttttattgctgcatATCTACTAGTGCAAGTTCTTTGTAGAGTCTTCAGTGCTGTCACACACAAATGAGTCTCTGAACTCAGTCACTTGAACTGTTGTCCATCTTTTCAACAAATAATACAATTGCTTTAGAATGCTCAGGTCATGTATTAGCCAATAAGGCCAATagattttcatgaaaataacaacagcaaatcCCTATTATGATCAGTTTTTGCTATCTATCGACAAACAACACTTGGCACATACACCTAACAATAGTGAGGACAAAAGCCAGACAGGCAAATAATAGCCAGGGGTCTCTAGTTATCTCTGTATCAATATATACCTCAAATCATGCAATAATCTAAATTCAGTTGAGTTAAACCACCAATACTTGTGAAATACATCAAATTGCTAAATCTTATCTTTTCACCCTCATTCTTAAAGACCTATCTGATTGGTGACACATATCAAGCTCAAAAGACTCACTTCATCTTGCTTATTAATGCCTTGAACAGGAAATTGCTAGGGGAAATAAGAATTTtgagaaattaaatgaaaacgATTTCCTTGCCTGTTCAAATCTTCATTTGGACCTAAAAccatgtgtgacgtcagtaccaGTGGAATCATGGCTAACCACAGCATGGTTGATACAAGTTGcccagaaaataacaaatttcgAAAGCCCAAGTACAGATACAGAAACCATTGTGGTGTTGAATGCACAGGATAACATAGTGACAGAAGAAGTATGTATACAAAGCATACAGATCAGCTTCATTCGTGTGTGTAAATCTTCACTGTGCCCTCACAGTACTCTGTCGTATGTGAACACGACTTTTCTCCCAAATGTTACCCAGTAATGTATAACTGAACAAGCAAGTGGGCTTACATATTCATAGTTCACCAACTTCATCCACAAGTGCCTGTTGATCAGTAATAGCATTGAAGATGTGAGATGCATGAATACAGTCACTATCACAACACCAGCTGATAAAAGATCCACACAATGCAGGCATGGAAGAGCATGTCCCATGTAgcagaataataacaataatgcgCAGCACCATGGCCAAGATAGATTGCATTCACTACACAGA
Protein-coding regions in this window:
- the LOC112572983 gene encoding monoacylglycerol lipase ABHD6-like, whose product is MSLSVTELLYGSFLDLQLLNPASLMLATATAVTSLIYFMCPRLLVQMYFRVAVMWSGMRLKRVIDNKGFTFFYGERGLPKPGQTSMLLLHGFSADHFMWASIVKYLPSEIHVIALDLPGHGFTSDPLEGDDIGFKGQLQRIKQFLDLVGIDKCHVTGVSMGGTLAGLFAASFQDRVSAVTMCCPSMKTPEDGQLIALYRAATARGISLTLDTCPLLPQTAADLQAMLRVVCYYHSFCPSQLPINFLLHVVSDSEGAVELRKERNNFYLQLLHKLLLEESRSALENQLDKIICPSQVVWGVEDEVVHVSGAEVLQKKLPNLHHADLIPCCGHAINMDQPRHFAKVVSQFWMELQNKQD